In Uranotaenia lowii strain MFRU-FL chromosome 2, ASM2978415v1, whole genome shotgun sequence, one genomic interval encodes:
- the LOC129746564 gene encoding cathepsin B, translating to MSLLILLSSRVYQTHIYSTTNHGAMIRYLLLVASLSIGLVLGQGQRVHPLSQKFIDEINSKATTWRAGPNFAPETSMSYIRGLMGVHKDADKFKPPVFVHDIEDGDDLPEEFDSREQWPNCPTIGEVRDQGSCGSCWAFGAVEAMSDRICIHSGGKIHFRVSAEDLVACCHTCGFGCNGGFPGAAWSYWVRKGLVSGGPYGSDQGCQPYAIAPCEHHVNGTRPPCEGEEGKTPKCVKKCQASYNVPYAKDKRFGKSSYSISRHEDQIRKEIMTNGPVEGAFTVYEDLLNYKEGVYQHVKGKMLGGHAIRILGWGVENDTKYWLIANSWNSDWGDNGFFKILRGEDHLGIESSIAAGLPKI from the coding sequence AGTCTACCAAACACACATTTATTCTACAACCAATCACGGCGCGATGATACGATATCTGCTACTAGTGGCCAGTCTTTCGATTGGCCTGGTTCTTGGCCAAGGCCAACGCGTCCATCCGCTATCTCAAAAGTTCATCGATGAAATCAACTCCAAAGCCACGACCTGGCGGGCTGGTCCGAACTTTGCCCCGGAAACGTCGATGAGCTACATTCGCGGGCTGATGGGGGTGCACAAGGACGCGGACAAATTCAAGCCGCCAGTGTTCGTGCATGACATCGAAGATGGCGACGACCTGCCGGAAGAGTTCGACTCCCGGGAGCAGTGGCCCAACTGCCCGACGATCGGTGAAGTCCGAGATCAAGGTTCCTGTGGTTCGTGTTGGGCATTCGGAGCTGTTGAAGCGATGTCTGATCGAATCTGCATCCATTCCGGGGGTAAGATCCATTTCCGGGTGTCGGCTGAAGATTTAGTAGCCTGTTGCCATACCTGCGGGTTTGGATGTAATGGAGGATTCCCCGGAGCTGCCTGGAGTTATTGGGTTCGGAAAGGTCTGGTCAGTGGTGGACCCTATGGATCCGATCAAGGATGTCAGCCATATGCTATTGCACCCTGCGAACACCACGTCAATGGAACTCGTCCCCCCTGTGAGGGCGAGGAAGGCAAAACACCAAAGTGTGTGAAGAAGTGCCAAGCTAGCTACAATGTTCCTTATGCCAAGGACAAACGCTTCGGTAAGTCTTCGTATTCCATCTCCCGTCATGAGGACCAGATCCGGAAGGAAATTATGACTAACGGACCGGTCGAGGGAGCTTTCACGGTGTATGAGGACCTGCTGAACTACAAGGAAGGCGTTTATCAACATGTCAAGGGAAAGATGCTTGGCGGCCATGCTATTCGCATTTTAGGATGGGGCGTTGAAAATGACACCAAGTACTGGCTGATTGCCAACTCTTGGAACAGCGACTGGGGCGACAACGGATTTTTCAAGATTCTACGTGGCGAAGATCATTTGGGCATTGAGAGTTCTATTGCAGCTGGATTACCTAAAATTTAA